DNA sequence from the Geobacter sp. AOG2 genome:
ATTCAGGAAGAGCACCGCAAGTTTCTGCAAAACCTTGGAAGCAGGATTGATGATACCGATAGGCTGCTTCGGTTTCTCAAAAGGATTTCCCTGAAGGTCAGTGCGCGTAACACCTTCATCGGCACCATAACTGCCCTTACCAAGGGCGCCGTCAATTCCGAGATCAGGATAACGCTGAAGGGGGGCATCTCTCTTACTGCTGTTATTACCAACGGGGCCATCGACAACCTGGGGTTGAAGCCAGGCGTCGAGGCTTACGCCATTATCAAGGCAAGCTCGGTTTTGATCGGGACCGATGTGCATGATATCAAGGTCAGCACGCACAATGTCTTCTGCGGTACCGTGACCAAGGTTATTGATGGGCCGGTCAGTACCGAGGTGGCCGTTGAGATCGGAGAAGGCGTAATCGTCACCGCCGTCATCACCCATGACAGCGCTGAACAGCTTGGCCTGGTGGTCGGCGGCCACGCCTGCACCCTGTTCGAGGCTTCGAGCGTCATCATCGGCGTGAGCTGAGACCAATAAAGGGACGTCAAGAGCTTGTAATGTTGTGCGTTCAATGACGATATAAAGGCAGTGTACAGCGGGTGCATTCCCATGAATTTTAACTGAGTGGCTGATGGGAATAACAGAGGTAAGCCAACAACGACGTTCGCATTCGGGGGGACTCCCCGGATCATGGGAGGATAAAGTTACACGGTTTTGGGGCAAACCACGGAACCGTACGGATAAAAAATCAAAAAGGCCGCATACGGTGAGGTATGCGGCCTTTTTGCGTTCCCCCTTAGGAGGAAAAGGAATTACTTTGCAGCCGGAGCAGCAGCGTCAGCAGCCGGAGCGGCTTCTTTTTTCTCAGCTTTTTTGGCTTTTTTAGCTTTTTTGGCTTTTTTGGCTTTCTTAGCGGGTTTTTTCACTTCTTTCTTTTCAACAGCCGGAGCAGCGGCGTCGGCAGCCGGAGCGGCGGCGTCAGCAGCGAAAACAACAGCCGAGAAGGACAGAGCTACGAGAGCGGCAACGATGGTGGAGAGAACTTTTTTCATTTGTACTACCTCCGACAGGATTAATGAATCTGATTCTACTTTCAGCATAAGTGGTGCCAATTGTGCCTAATGGGCGGAAATGACAGGGAATCAATGCGTTATGGGTTATATGGTCTTTACCTTCCCTTGTTGGATTGCCTTATATGGGGTGATGGCTACCGCAAATGGGTTGTATGCGCTTCCATGGATTATAGGCTTTGGTCCCACTTCACCTGCTTGACCGCACAGCGGCTCTGGCGTACCATCCGTTCATCGGGGCATCCTCGGAAAGGACTGTCAGCACGACCTGGAAAGCGGCCATGAATGTTATACTCCACAAAGATCGTTCCGGCATCTGGAGCAGGGCGCAAAGGGGCCACGGCCTGAAAAGCTGGCAGCGTCTTTGGCTGGTGACAGGGGTCGCGTACCTGCTTATGCTTGTGGCGGCAGGTTGGCTGATCATGCCGGAGCGCCGGCAGGTGGACAAGGCTATGGTGTTCGCCGTAACGGAAGAGGTGCGGCGGTACGACGGACTCGCTTTTGTGGGAGACTCCCCCGAGAGGATTTTCGAATCAGCACGCACCCAGGGATATGGCCCATGGATCGCCCATGTCCGCAAGGCCTACAGGATTGGCAGGGAGGGGGATGCCGGATTCGACAGGATAGAAAGGGCCTACCGTCAGGACATGGAAGCCCTGGCAACGAAGCGCCTGAAGCTGTCGGGCTGGCTCTGTGTTGCCTGGGTCGTGCCCATGGGGTGCCTTTATGCCCTGGGCAGCCTGATCGGCTGGGTCAAGCAGGGAGGACCGTGACCGTTTCCAAAGAACCGCAGCGGCGTCAGCAGGCTCAGCTACGTCCCGATTCCATCGAGTGCAATGGCATCGCGATTCCGTTCAGATATTGCCATTCCCGGCGCAGGACCCTGGGCATGACGGTCAGGCCGGACAAGTCGGTGATCGTCCGGGCTCCCTTGCGCACCTCCCTCGGGGATATCCGGGATTTCGTCTCCCGGCGGGCGGCATGGATTGCCAGGGTGTGGCGGGAGTTCGACGGCAGGCCGCCCGTGCTTCCCCAGAGCTACGACAGCGGTGCGACCTTTTTCTTCCAGGGGAAGGGGTATGTCTTGACCCTGGAGCACGGCGCGGCCGAATCGGTTGTGCTCAGGGGCGGTTCGCTGGTGGTTGCCGCTCCGGGCAAGCTGGAGGCCCCGGATCTCCGCCGGATCGTCGATACCTGGTATTGGGACCAGGCGAGGAGCATCTTCCCGGAGCGGGAAATCGAGTGTCACCGGAGGATGGAGGCGGAAGGCTTTCCCCTCCCCCCCCTCGTGATCCGACCCATGAAAAGCCGTTGGGGGAGCTACTCGTACCGTACCGGCCGCATAACGCTCAATCTCCACCTCATCAAGGCATCCCCTGCGTGTCTCGATTACGTAATCATCCACGAGTTGTGCCATGTCAGGGTGCGACACCACGGGCCCGGTTTCTGGAAGCTGGTCGAGCGCTACGTACCGGATCACGCCAGGCTGCGCAAACAGCTCAACGGTATCATGTAATGCCCGGCGCCCTGCAGCGACCGATTGCCGTCGTATACCGGAGCCTGCGTTGCCTTCATTGACATATGGTGCAGCAGTGGTTACCCTCTCTCCAAAGTACACCCTGGTTACAAAGGAGTCATGATGAAAAGCAGATCTCTGTTGGTGGTGATTTTCAGCCTGTTGGCCCTGCTTGCGAGCACAACGCTCGTCGCCGTCAACGCGGAGGCCCGCGCCGGCGGCGGCAGATCGTTCGGCAGCCGCGGGTCGCGCAGCTATTCCCGCCCGGTATCACCCTATTCGCAGCCTAGCCAAAACCAGCAGGCCGCGCCCCAGCCATTCTC
Encoded proteins:
- a CDS encoding TOBE domain-containing protein: MKTDTIKVGLVGNLWFNRAENKFLGSDRIDLLEKIDELGSISKAARAMGFCYKTAWDLVNLVNNMAERPLVYRLTGGKGGGGTKLTPEGKEVVARFKVIQEEHRKFLQNLGSRIDDTDRLLRFLKRISLKVSARNTFIGTITALTKGAVNSEIRITLKGGISLTAVITNGAIDNLGLKPGVEAYAIIKASSVLIGTDVHDIKVSTHNVFCGTVTKVIDGPVSTEVAVEIGEGVIVTAVITHDSAEQLGLVVGGHACTLFEASSVIIGVS
- a CDS encoding M48 family metallopeptidase — protein: MTVSKEPQRRQQAQLRPDSIECNGIAIPFRYCHSRRRTLGMTVRPDKSVIVRAPLRTSLGDIRDFVSRRAAWIARVWREFDGRPPVLPQSYDSGATFFFQGKGYVLTLEHGAAESVVLRGGSLVVAAPGKLEAPDLRRIVDTWYWDQARSIFPEREIECHRRMEAEGFPLPPLVIRPMKSRWGSYSYRTGRITLNLHLIKASPACLDYVIIHELCHVRVRHHGPGFWKLVERYVPDHARLRKQLNGIM